The Penaeus monodon isolate SGIC_2016 chromosome 6, NSTDA_Pmon_1, whole genome shotgun sequence genomic sequence atgtatgtatgtatgtatgtgtgtatgtatgtatgtatgtatgtatgtgtgtgtgtgtgtgtgtgtgtgtgtgtgtgtgtgtgtgtgtgtgtgtgtgtgtgtgtgtgtgtgtgtgtgtatgtatgtatgtatgtatgtatgtatgtatgtagtatataatatatatatatatatatatatatatatatatatatatatatataatatatatatatatatatatatatataaatatatatatatatataatatataatatatatatatatatatatatatatatatatatatatatatatatgtgtgtgtgtgtgtgtgtgtgtgtgtgtgtgtgtgtgtgtgtgtgtgtgtgtgtgtgtgtgtgtgtttgtgtgtgtgtgtgtgtgtgtgtgtgtgtgtggaattcatgtcgaacagattgcgagtagaacaacgaagggaagtaaaaaaaaaacaaaaaactataggAATATTATTTCTATGATGGTAAACAAAAGTTACAGTTCATTGTTCTTTTATGAGACTATACTAGTAGACTTGATCTGTTCTTTAAGGCAATCCTTTGTAAGCTGactatctacagatatatatacatacatatacatatataaatatatatatatatatatatatatatatatatatacatatatatatatatatatatatatatatatatatatatatatatatataatatatatatatagtatatatagtatatatatatcttatatatgtatatatatatatattatagtatatgtatatgtatatgttatgtatatgtatatgtatgtatatgtatatatagatataatacatatcatatattatatatatatacatataactatatatatatataataaattatatatttattatatatatatatataccatcatgcCAGTAAATAGATGGTgactcgctaaaaaaaaaaaaaaaaataaaaaaaaaaaaaaaaaaaaatatatatatattatatatatatatatatatatatataatatatatatatatatatatatattatatatataatatatatatatatatatatattatatataatatatatatattaaaaatattatatatatgtatatataatatacataatatacatataatatatatacttatacatacatacacacacacacacacacacacacacacacacacaccacacacacacacacacacacacacacacacacacacacacacacacacacatatatattgagagtagaacaacgaagggaagtacaagaaaacacacgaatatgccaaaggccttttcgctttaattgcttcgtcagggcatataagactagagctacatagaggtatatatacaagtactaggcggtcaggtcacgttggtaatcaggtgtgcgacgaccttggctagtttgTGGCTCCCTGTTGTGGGAGACCTATGTTAAAGCATCTTTAGTAATGCCAAATGCAACTCTTAAGGTTAAAGTACAGAGCTCACAGCCTTACTTGGGAGGTGATGACATTACTGCTAGTCCTAGATGCTGATAATGGATATTGGTACCACTACCAGCTGTAAGAAGTAATGTGGAAAACTGTTATATGTCCTCACTTCACACAGACCACCATGGGCACAAGGTCAACAAATCATCTAGAGTGTGAATAACAAATTTACAGTAAAGACTTAAAACCACTCTgacaaatgaatatatgaatatatatatgtatatggatatgtatatatatacatatttatttatattaaatatgtatatgtttatttttatgtatatatgtgtgtacatgtatttgtatacgcatatacacacacacacacacacacacacacacacacacacacacacacacacacacacatatatatatatatatatatatatatatatatatatatatatatatatataatatatatatatatatacatatatatatattaagtatcatactgtgaccacggcggctcagacatgaacctaccgttaaaagaagaagaatacatatatatatgtacatacatatgtatatatgaattatatatatttgtatacacatacatatttttatatacacatatgatttaTGTAAGCATGTGCTTCTACACTGAACAtctatgaaggaaaaaaagtagtttttatctttttttctactttttgtacTTACGGAATCCTCTTGGGTTCCAGTTTAAAGTcaggttatatttatatatgatttatgtaagCATGTGCTTCTACACTGAACatttatgaaggaaaaaaaatgtgaagtagtttttcatcttttcttcataCGTTTTTGTCACTAAATGAGATTTTTGCATTTGTATTtggatacacatatataggaaAGATTTCTTGTGACACTGAAAGCATTTAGTAAACCATTACAAGCAAGTTAGATTTAAGTAGATTGAACATAGAAGAAAGTGAAATGGAGGGTATTTcagtaatgattatatttttatgtttatattttgaagaaacatcttttattttctttaaagaaaatgCAGTGATTAAAAAGGaacttaatatatatttgttacttgTCCCATGTAAAAGGTAAATGGAAATAgaatagttaaaaataattttgttcatGTATGAATAAAGGTTGGCaagtaaattctttttttttatgaaatagtcTGTGGAAAAGACTGGTGATTCTTATGAAATAGTCTGTGGAAAAGACTAGTGATCTCCTTATGTGTTATATTTTGTCTCACCATGCATTAACTTTGGAGTAGCTTAATTGCTGTTATTTACTTAATCTATAGAACACTAGAACTTGTTACTGCCATCTACCTATCACTTATGCTTACCATTAAAATTGGTAGTAATATTTCAAgtctgtattttatatttttaacattcttATTCCATAGCCACATAGTTGTAGACTAAAAGGCTATTCTCCAATAAACCTTTCCAAATAACTAGAGTATAAAATTATGTACTGCATTCCCTTTCTCATGCAGTTCCTTTTTTACCCATACTTCAGTGAAAATCtgttccatcattattattattattgaaatactGAGGAAACGGTagtgatttataaaaataagagtaatggaTAATAGCTAAAAAGCAAATGTGATGCACATCAAAGATCATATACCACTATAGGGAAATATGGTAgcaaaaaggggtaaagggatTAATGTGTTAATGAACAGAAGCATAGAAGATTGAGTGGAATATTAAGATTATCTGATGTGATAGGtagagcaaggaggaggagggatagggaccAGGGAaatagtagagattggagtgtctggattttgTATGGCCAAATaatttgactgggagagggaggggatattaGTGAGATTATATGGAGTAAGAGGAACAGACACTGGGGGATATGCAGAAACATCCTTGGTAGACAGGGAGGGGGTAGTGAAAGAGTACTAGAGTAGGGAGCAAGAGAAAACCTTATTGGCGGTGCTTCCTGACTGGCCTTCCGTAAAGTGAGGCCATATTTGAATCAGAGGACTGCTACCTCAGACtcttgtaggtagggcagccccCCAAAGTATATTATAGGAGCCACCAGAACTGGCACATGTACGATTGTACAGAGCAGTTTGAGCGATCATGGCCAGAGAGCAGCGAACTGTGGAGCAGCAGTGCTTATCAGGGTGGTCaaaacatttctgacattgagaGGACAGGACTCTCCACCATATAAACTTTATGGGGTCAAAAGTTACAAACGTTAATCGTAGCAATATTGATGTAGGACTTTTGGCAGCTTCTGGGAGGAACAGTGTAGCACAGCAGCCAGTGAGATGGAAACCATTCCAGTACAAGTATTATGGAAGGAGTGAGACTGGTTAGGAACAGGCTTGATAGCAAGGTTTTTCAGGGTAGATAATTCATGAGGTTGGACATCAACTGTTAATGGTGACAAGATGCGAGTGATCAGAATGGCTATGGGAGGAAACTTTACCTATTTGcttatttggttatttttggtGAAACTGTTGAAAGAGGAGAATATTGTCAGAATAAGGGGAGAGAGTTGATCAAAGGAGAGCCAGAGGTCAGGGAACCGGAAAAGTTTAAGTCTGTGGGGCTAGTTGATTAAGGAGGAGCCTCAGTACCTTAATAAGGGTAATAGCTCACCCCTCAGGCCCCCATGCTTATGTTATCTATTCATTATAATATCTGCATTTCTGTGGATGCATTATCACActtctttttatgtattcattatgtTGATTCCTAAAAATCCTCCTATAACTCATTTGATTCCCATGACTAGTGCAGAGACAtattttggcttttatttttttttttttttttttttttttttttttttttttttttaagcctgaaagcaatatatatatatatataatatatatatatatatatatatatatatatatatatatatatatatatatacatatatatatatatatatatatatatatatttactttaaagaaaaaaaatgcaaaaaaaagtttgtttgtttttttctttgaaatcaggactggaaaaatgaagaaaaaaggaagtccACAAGTCTCACTTGCACATTTACACTTGCACTcactttcaattttctttctctccatccccccccctctctctctctctctctctctctctctctctctctctctctctctctctctctctctctctctctctctctctctctctctctctctctctctctctctctaaaaagaaaagaaagaaagaaagaaaaaacacggtCAAGGAAAAGAAAACTATCATTTCacacttcattattattaagattatcttataaagacaataaatatataaaatcagcaCATTTCTATGCATAtcaaaaatgttttattaaataCAAGAAAGTTTCCTTCAGTGCTATCATATAGTCATAGACTCTAGTAGCAATATATCTTTCATTCCACTAAATGATGATCAATTTCTCAAATAAGAAGcaaagaataagatgaaaaagattaaaaatattttcaattgttttggagtgaaaataattaaatgaaaagggCCTACCAGTTGCCATggatcaatgatttttttcttcaaaacttgGACAtctctttataaatatacattattgatGATTGACTGGTTCATATGagcaaaaatctatttatttgaAATGCACTAAAAAACACCACCTTCTTCAAGGGCATCGTCTTCTTCATCAATataactatcaccattatcaaaataattattgacATAATCTGTACCTTCATCGAgctcttcatcatcctcttctaaTTCCTCTATCTCTTCACCCTCAGGTttaccctcttcttctccttcctcttcaaccCCTTCCTTACTctgtgtttcttcctttttctgtagTGCCTCTAATGCCTCACTTACATTTAGGTCTTTCACTTTTGCCTTTTTGACATCGGACTTTTTAGTccaactttttctcttctttgctgTGGTACTAGAATGACTGAGTTCCTTCGGACACCGAGACCAGTTTATATTCAACTGCCCACGATGACTTGCTAGTAACTGATATCTATCTGAGTATCTTTCAATATCAGGTCTCTTTACTCCTGGATGAATATAGTACTGTGAATTTTGCATGTGTTCTCGGAATTCTTTCTTCACCACTAAGAGGTAGGATTCGGCTAGGTTTTTTTCTTGTGCAGGCTGCACCGGGCGGAACTCAAGTGGAGGGTAAGTTTCTGGTGGCCCAACAACTCTCTCAGGTAAGACCTCTCCTTTCTGAACTCCCAGCTGCTCATAGGTcatgcccctccccctgcctcgaCCTCCACGACCTCTTCCACCCATTCTGACGGCTAGAAGGAAAATGCCAAGCCAAGAGTTATGGATCAAATTTACCTCTACACAAATTACAGACATTTTATGGCCAAAGTTAGCATGAGGAATTTATCAATAATTtataaatgaggaagaggaaaaccttTTGGATCATAAGCtacttattactgtcattatcattattattctcatgaacactaatatcattagtagtagtattgttattataaaaagaataagaaaaatccttaattaaattatatttcaatattaatCATAACTATATGAAATTTATGATTTATGACCAAGAAAATTTCTTAAACtatcatacatatgtgttatatatataatataatatataaaatatacaaaatatacaaaatatattatatatacatacacatacacatatacatatacatatacgtatacatatacatacacatacatatatatgcttattttttaatgttacttctggtaatgataaaataaacaaggtGATATTActtgactactactactaatgaaaatgatgatgataataataataatactgataataattatgagaaaaatgagaaaatagctaacaacaaaaaaaataacaacagcaacacaggcaagtataataaaaacaacaacaataagtataataataataataataataaaacagtgataactacatgtacatatatatggacagaatttaAACATTATATCTAAAAAGAGCTGCTTCTATGTGAAACATAAAAGAAAGtaatttcatataaatgtatCAATTGCattaaagatatatgaataaaacctACAAATCTTCAAATATGATTAACTACTGAAgtgaacacaaacatacatactgatTTATCTATGCATAATTAattagagaaagaatagagaaaaaaaaaaaaattgccacatatttttttttccccagcatcCTGGATAGGATACTATATTGCCATAAAAAGTGCATTCATTTTCTACAAGACTCATCTTTTCATACAATAACAGACAGAATCTATGCCTTACATACTTTTACAACGTTGTGCTTAATTCGTTGCAAGTTGCTTCTCCTTGGGTAATGTTACACTTTCTTCTTCATACACAGCAAAATCATCCTGAAATATGCATGATATTACAACAAGTACTATACTGCATCACACAAGCAATCCAGGGAACTAAATTAAAGCTGAAAGGGTATCACCAAGATTATAATGGTCTTCATAATCACCACAGGACTAAAAATatatagcattttttaaaatacaaaatccttCAAGAACCACTTACTGGATCATATATAACTTTGACAATAAGAGAACAGCTTGGACAAGTAGCTGTGTCTTCTCCTACAGCCAATTCTTCCTTAGTTATCTGAAATCGATCTCCACATGGACAAGGATAATAATAGGTCTCCGTTTCCTCGTCAAAGTCAAAATCTTCAATCTCTATTTCGTCGTGATATACGGACATATCTGAAGAAAGGAAGGATCATTAGACAATTTTCAAttatttaaattcctttttttcatcctctcttaCAGCTTAAGGGATGAGAACTCTCCCATTATTTTATGTAACTGAGCATGAAAATAATTTCACCTAGAACTGGCAGTCTTGAGATCCATTTATGATGTCTTTCTGTGCTCCAGAAAGATCTCCTTTATCTGATTGATACACATATGCTTAATTAAgtctatgttttcttttttctcagtcAGTGTCATACATTTTCTCTCATTCAAGCTGCCTGTTTTCAATAAATGAGGATCACACTTTCTGGAATGAATCAAATTTAACAGTTGGATAGTATCTCCACTGGATGAATGAATAACACTTGCAGacttgtttataatatcattgtTTACTGCTATGCTACATATGTACACCATACCTAgataaatgtataacatatataattacataaatacatatatgtatgtgtatatatgtgtgtaattatatatatatataatatatatatatatattatatatataatatatatataattatcatattatatatatatataataatatatacatatatatatatacatataatatataataatcatatatatattactatatattataatatataatatatatatatatatatatatatatatatatattatatatatatatataatatatatatatacattatatatttatatatatatattatattatatatataatatatttatatatatatatatatatatatatatatatatatatatatatatatatatattgaaccgtattcatattgacaaatgtagacaaggtatgaatgagaatgaatatcttcacaatacatgagatgtatttgaccggtttcgaatgcgtcttcgtcagaaatatatgtatttctgacgaagatgcattcgacaccggtcaaatacatctcttgtattgtgaagatattcattctcattcataccttgtctacatatatatataatatacatatatatattatatatagttatcgatatatataatatatatatatagatatatatatgtattatatatatatatatatatatatatatatatattattatatattatatatatatatatatatataatatttatatatatatattatataattatatatatatatatatatatatgtatatatatgtatatgtatatgtatatataaatattatgtatatgtatatatatatatatatatatatatatatatgtatatatatatatatatatatatatatatatatatatatatatatatatatatatgtatgtatatatatatatagcctcttTCACCACATAGGCTGAAGTTCACTATCTGACTTGCTCTAATATCTACCACTTACAACCTATGCACTGGGCTGACATTATGTAATTTAAGTAGGATACTGATAATATTGTCAAAACTAGTGAATTCTTGAGAATCTTGATTCATAAAAATGGCCCATGAGAAACAACTGGAAGGGTCTTGGGGGCACCACTGATAAGACCTTGGGCTTTTGAAGGGCCTAGGGGTCCACTAGAAAGTTCAAGTAGGAACCACTGGATGTGCTGAGGCACACTTGGTAAGTCCTGGGAACTGCCACTGGAAAGGCCTACGGGCCACCAGGGTAATGGCATCGGGGCACCACTGGAAATTCTGTGGGGGAACTAATGGATGAGCTGAGGGGGAGCCAAAGGGGACCCTTGTAAGGTAGAAGTGTATATAATTGGAAGGGTCTAGGGGCCAGCAATGGAAGAGCAAAGGGAAACCATTCAAAGAACCAAGGGAGGCCCACATTGTGTTGTGCTTTGGGCAACAGATAGTGATTTATTGTGAACTAAGGAACCAGTCCAAACCCTACTTTATCAAATGTATGTGGAAGAGACTACTAAAATAGAGCAGAAAGCACTCAGGCCATAATATAGCATTAAGTGGTATAGTCTTGATTAAGTTCTTCAAGTTGAATACCAAATACCACTATATTCTGTAACAATGACAGACTTGCAAATAGAGGATCAggagcaagaaaagaagaaaatatttcagGGTAACTTGATAATTTTGAAGAAATcctaatttgcaataatgatgtaactattatatatataaaatgctgaaAATCCTTCATTCATCCTCATTTTCAGGCACCATGTCAGTTGCCAGGAAATTATGCAACGGAGACAGTGATTTCGTATGACAAATTGGTCAAGACATACATGATTTCGGCCGCACTTCAAACACGCATTTACCCTCCCAGGCCGAGCCACATGTAAAATTCCTTGCGAACTTGTCGTGTCTTCAGAGAAAACCGCTGACGCAACGCAAAGACCAAGTACATGTATACTATTTCCTACACATTTAAAGATATTGCCTTTTATAACGAGCCACACTACTTACTTCGCTTGGCTTACTCTACACAGAAATGACAACACCACTATTAAGCTACTTTAACATGAGGAAACGCACGTCCTCGCCGCAGAcccgctcgctcgctcctcgGGACTTCGTCTGCTGGCTGCtcccttattttttccttggGATGTTTACTGGCGCAAGTgcgtcttttatttgtttttggtcgTTTATAAAACCCTACGACGCATgttcttttttatgaatttccCTTTGAAGTTATTAAGATGTAATGTGATTTTGTGTTGTCGTTCGTGACTTCCTGTCGGCGAACTTTAAGGGTTTTATAagttgtaatttattatatatatatatattttttttataagaataaacTTATACATACAATTATCATGTTactaatatatcaatttttttggttaaataaaAGAAGCTAACACGCTGATGCAGTATGTTTTTTTAGCTTTACCTTTCCTTGATTACATCAAGGAAAGGTAAAGGTTCGATCTTTAGCAAATATTCCTGATATTTAGTGAAAGTTTGGTTTTCCCTTGattattaagaaaattttatattttgatatatgtgtatgtagatggaTTATATAAAtgagtgcatacatatatacatatgcacatacgcaaggtaaataataaaaaagtctgATACTACAGAAACCCGGATAGGTCTGGATTAGATTACAAAAACGCCTCCGAATATAAACAAGGCATCGTCTGCGAAACACGAAGTTCGCCGGACGTGCAGTGGTATAGGGAGTACAATAGTATAGACTAAAACcctagaaaagaagaaagaagtgtaATGGAAAGTAATTTGAGAAACCCGCTACATCACACGCAATAAAAGAGTTTTGGCATTGTTTGAAGGCAAGAATTATTGTTAGTGAATGTCTTGAGTATAGAACTTTATGTGTAGAATGAAAACAGACTCTTATTCAGATTATATACTTATTGAATTGAGAACAGCCTTTATATTAAGTAATCCTTGGCATTTGGCTTTCATtgtcagtcatcatcattatcaagaaaattattgttgattataatgatgttgatgttattgttgatgatgacaatgggtatagtaatatgataaagtTTATAATACTGTTGATAGGCTTATAGTAGATTacagcaatactgataatgataacaacacctgCAGTAAtagcaattagaaaaaaatgaatatgataatgtacCAGATAGATTTGTTGGTCTTTGCTTGAGCTCTAAAAACTTGCAGTAATTGCATGTGGTAGTGGGGGTTTATCTGAAAGTTTTAccttgatagtaatattaatagtgtgGAAAATCATTTTTAGATCAGTTTTGCTATttgtgaattaaaaaaatattgtcattatcatttgttttatgaCCAGCAGGAGTAGTGATaggactgttattatcataattaaggttatttcttattattattttcattattagcattatcatcacacattaatatataatgataatgataatttgaagtGCACATCAGAActttgaaagatgatgataaataataatatgctgCACCTGCTGTTAACTCTATGGAATAGGTATTTTACTTGGCATAATTTGAGTAGGAAATTGCTGTCTTTGTATATCAGCATTgtagaattgttattattttctgtaatATAATTAAATGCAAATTATCTTTGGTGAATTATTTTATAGCTACTGTTGCAACATGTAAGTTATATTATGAACCAGACTTTTCCAAACTAGGCTATGCAATAGTCTATGTAAGTTTTGTGTGAATAAACTGAGGGAGCAGTGATAAGCAAAACATTGTATCATGCACTTTATGTGATTTTCTTTTAGTAGTTGTCTCATGCTCAAACATCAGCTTCATATCTTCCATTTCCCATATCACAATATTTGATAATTCTTACTCTGAAGTGTTTTTTCTTTACAAGAGATAGAGTAGTAATGGTATGTTTGCCTTTTCTTAGAATAATGGGTAGCTATGTAGGATATAAAGAAGACCAGGATGTTCAGCTCACTCCAGGAGACCATGCTGTTGCTGGTGCTGTAAGTGGAATGGTCACTCGAGCTCTTATCCAGCCCCTTGATGTTCTTAAAATTAGGTTTCAGGTAAATACAAATGCAGGTCTCCTTTTAGATGCTGTTGCAAAAATAATAAGAGTACAGAGTGGAGAATATTGATATAAAGATTACTTTCAAATTGTTAAATGAGTTGAATGCCAGATGTGTTCACATTTTTACTACtgtattaaatgaaaataaacttaaaattatatacctgaaaaacggattttttcccttttgaaagacAGTTGATTAAGTCTTTAAGTATTTTGTTTTGGTATTTAACtcactttttcatatttctaaaaGCTACAAATTGAACCAACTACGAGGCATGGCGGAGGGCTGTACCATGGGATTTTCCAAAGTCTTTTCACAATTGCAAAAAGTGAAGGTCCTTCAGCACTCTGGAAAGGGCATCTTCCAGCTCAAGCACTAAGTGTTGGATATGGTGTTGCACAGGTAAGATAATTTCTTAGTTTGTTTTCTAAAATCTGACCAAATCTATATCTTGTTGTAACTCAGAATAGTAGAAGAATGATCAGTGTTTAGGTTTGAATAAAGATTTGTGGAACAAAAAAATGACTTCATTATAGGACAAGATCAAACTCTTTTATTACTatgtaaaccatatatatatattcataaattctttCAGTTCTGGAGTTATGCAGTTCTTACCAAGGCAGCCACTGAACATGGTTTCCCACATGGACTGTGTGGAGGACTTGCGGGAGTTTGTGGAACATTGCTATCTATGCCATGTGATGTTTTACGTACCAGAATGGTTGCACAAGGAACTCCAAAGGTTGATTCCTATTTCTGAGTTTTGGAAATGTTTCCTAAAATCAGAAAATCTTGATTTCATTACATTTTGAGTGAAAAAAATGGCAAACATAATTTTTCTGTAAGATTATTctcagatttatttattttcccctctcttttgctCATGCATACAACATTGTGTAATACAAAGATTAGTTATTacaattaattatttcatttcatagTATTACAGTGGCATGATGGATGCAGCAGTGAAGATGGTTCGGCAAGAAGGAGCTTTAAGCTTATGGCGTGGGTTTCTGCCAACTGTTGCTATGAATGCTCCAAGTTCAGGACTCATCTTCTATTTCTATCATGTGTTTCTTGCACTTTCTAATAACCTTATTGGCGATGGTAAGATTTGACACAgaaatgtaatttatttttgcaaatggaaaaatactttattaatttatattgatGTACTGGAAAAAATACACAACTTCATGCTAGTTGTTTTACTTAGATATATCAGTTCATAgtgataacaaattttttttaatgaaattgtgTATTCCTTTGTCAAACAAAAATATGATTCATAAGTTTATGAAATTAATTTATGTATTCCATTCATAATCTATTCACTGCATTAAACAAATGATTTATATGTAATAGGGAACTTTTTCTATTTAATGATTATTTGTATGAGTGCTTAGATGTATGTATCTGATGATGATTaaagtcatgatgataatgattgcaataatgataaagatgttaataataacagtaatgatgatgataatgttaataatgataatgctagtataatgatggtgataatgataatggttatggtaatggtaatggtaataatgataatgataataataataacaatatgatatgtatgataataatgatgataagggtaattataacaataataatgatgatgataatgataatgatgaggataataataataacaacaataataataaagatgataaagatataatgacaaggaaaacaggattgatgatgatagtgatcatgaaaattgtattactaataaaagtgatgacaatgatgatgactatgatggaGATGATATGGGATATATAGTGTGAAGTGCTTTGTTTGTTAATTGGCCTGTCTTTGCTTCTCTCCAGTGAGCCATCTTCCCTGGCTGAGCTGCAGCGCTGTGAGTGGCATGGCTGCAGGTGTGTGCGCCAAAGTCATTACCTACCCTCTTGATGTTCTTAAAAAGAGAATGCAGATTC encodes the following:
- the LOC119574261 gene encoding mitochondrial thiamine pyrophosphate carrier-like; amino-acid sequence: MGSYVGYKEDQDVQLTPGDHAVAGAVSGMVTRALIQPLDVLKIRFQLQIEPTTRHGGGLYHGIFQSLFTIAKSEGPSALWKGHLPAQALSVGYGVAQFWSYAVLTKAATEHGFPHGLCGGLAGVCGTLLSMPCDVLRTRMVAQGTPKYYSGMMDAAVKMVRQEGALSLWRGFLPTVAMNAPSSGLIFYFYHVFLALSNNLIGDVSHLPWLSCSAVSGMAAGVCAKVITYPLDVLKKRMQIRGFENNRKQFGKVIVYTNVWKYISTVMYEEGFQAWFKGLWPSMLKSGLATGVIFVSYEATCYVIAVARGKNTGPEDTST
- the LOC119574262 gene encoding DNA-directed RNA polymerase III subunit RPC7-like yields the protein MGGRGRGGRGRGRGMTYEQLGVQKGEVLPERVVGPPETYPPLEFRPVQPAQEKNLAESYLLVVKKEFREHMQNSQYYIHPGVKRPDIERYSDRYQLLASHRGQLNINWSRCPKELSHSSTTAKKRKSWTKKSDVKKAKVKDLNVSEALEALQKKEETQSKEGVEEEGEEEGKPEGEEIEELEEDDEELDEGTDYVNNYFDNGDSYIDEEDDALEEGGVF